The Burkholderia cepacia ATCC 25416 genome includes a window with the following:
- a CDS encoding GNAT family N-acetyltransferase, producing MAAVEPRREDATEKRTMTSKNIRRATADDVPALTRIRNDAHAKKLTYGDHAWGKEGDGFSERWVRSNVAEKDVYVVELDGALAGTFSLGFGEDRHWGPQAPIAGYVHGLCVRQGFNGLGLGGFMLDWCARKVSSLNRHFVRLDCAVENVTLCAYYESLGFIRVGLKSDGIVWSLYEKPAV from the coding sequence ATGGCGGCTGTCGAGCCGCGACGTGAAGACGCCACGGAGAAACGGACGATGACCTCGAAAAACATCCGCAGGGCAACGGCAGACGACGTACCGGCGCTGACCCGGATCCGGAACGATGCACACGCGAAGAAGCTCACGTACGGCGACCATGCGTGGGGCAAGGAAGGCGACGGATTTTCCGAGCGGTGGGTACGGAGCAACGTTGCTGAAAAGGACGTGTATGTCGTCGAGCTGGACGGCGCGTTGGCCGGAACGTTCTCGCTCGGCTTCGGCGAAGACCGGCACTGGGGGCCGCAGGCGCCGATCGCCGGTTACGTGCACGGGCTTTGCGTGCGGCAAGGCTTCAACGGGCTCGGGCTCGGCGGTTTCATGCTCGACTGGTGCGCTCGCAAGGTGAGCAGCTTGAACCGGCATTTTGTCCGGCTCGATTGCGCCGTCGAAAACGTGACGCTCTGCGCTTACTACGAGTCGCTTGGCTTCATTCGCGTGGGGTTGAAATCGGACGGGATTGTCTGGTCGCTGTACGAGAAACCCGCTGTTTAG
- a CDS encoding VOC family protein: MFDHVKFGVSDFAASKTFFLSALEPLGVVVVGEGDPSYGIEMSPPGKPSLCLFQTSEKPAHLHIAFVADDRQQVDAFYRAALEAGGKDNGAPGLRPHYHANYYAAFVIGPDGHNIEVVCHQAQG; encoded by the coding sequence ATGTTTGACCATGTCAAATTCGGCGTGAGCGACTTTGCAGCCAGCAAGACGTTTTTCCTCAGCGCACTTGAACCGCTTGGCGTCGTGGTGGTGGGTGAGGGCGATCCGTCGTACGGCATCGAGATGTCCCCGCCTGGCAAACCATCGTTGTGCCTGTTCCAGACGTCGGAGAAGCCGGCGCATCTTCACATCGCGTTCGTGGCCGACGACCGGCAGCAGGTCGATGCGTTCTATCGCGCGGCGCTGGAAGCGGGCGGGAAGGACAATGGCGCGCCGGGGCTGCGGCCGCATTATCACGCGAACTACTACGCGGCGTTTGTCATCGGGCCGGATGGGCACAATATCGAGGTGGTGTGTCATCAGGCGCAGGGGTGA
- a CDS encoding alpha/beta hydrolase → MTRHDIEFLSEAATLRGWYYEPAQRIAGTQAYPAIVMAHGFSGVKEQYLDRYAEVFAAGGFGVLLYDHRNFGASDGYPRQEIDPVQQKRGYRDAISYLLTRPDVDAARIGIWGTSYSGGHVLEVAAIDRRVKCVVSQVPTISGYQSALRRTRSDLVPAALARFDEDRRQRFAGGVPAMLPAVSADPATACAMAGADAYRFFTESAARCAPNWKNEVTLRSAEMSRENEPGQFVDRISPTPLLMIVANDDLLTPTDLCLKAWENALEPKRLLQIKGGHFTPYLEHFDETSRAAVEWFTLHLSGAR, encoded by the coding sequence ATGACGCGACACGACATCGAATTCCTGTCCGAAGCCGCCACGCTGCGAGGCTGGTACTACGAACCGGCGCAGCGCATCGCCGGCACGCAAGCGTATCCGGCCATCGTGATGGCGCACGGCTTCTCCGGCGTGAAGGAACAGTATCTGGACCGCTACGCCGAGGTATTTGCCGCCGGCGGTTTCGGCGTGCTGCTCTACGATCACCGGAATTTCGGCGCGAGCGACGGGTATCCGCGTCAGGAGATCGACCCCGTGCAGCAGAAGCGCGGCTATCGCGATGCGATCAGCTATCTGCTGACGCGCCCGGACGTCGATGCCGCACGCATCGGCATCTGGGGCACCAGCTACAGCGGCGGCCACGTGCTCGAAGTCGCGGCCATCGACCGGCGCGTCAAATGCGTGGTTTCGCAGGTGCCGACGATCAGCGGATATCAGTCGGCGTTGCGCCGCACGCGTTCCGATCTGGTGCCCGCGGCGCTGGCTCGCTTCGATGAAGATCGCCGGCAGCGATTCGCCGGCGGCGTGCCGGCGATGTTGCCGGCAGTCAGCGCGGACCCCGCGACAGCCTGCGCGATGGCGGGCGCGGATGCGTACCGGTTCTTCACCGAGTCGGCGGCGCGGTGTGCGCCGAACTGGAAAAACGAAGTGACGCTGCGCAGCGCCGAGATGTCGCGCGAGAACGAACCGGGCCAGTTTGTCGACCGCATCTCGCCAACCCCGTTGCTGATGATCGTGGCCAACGACGATCTGCTGACGCCGACTGACCTGTGCCTCAAGGCGTGGGAAAACGCGCTGGAGCCGAAGCGCCTGCTCCAGATCAAGGGCGGGCATTTCACGCCGTATCTCGAGCATTTCGACGAAACGAGCCGGGCGGCGGTGGAGTGGTTCACGCTGCATCTGTCCGGCGCGCGCTGA
- a CDS encoding AraC family transcriptional regulator, translating to MKVERRGHGKAIGHGEAADPKRAGIAPVTKSTDPRDYQHAPAIAAVMPKAFPDGFVVAEHRHTRAQLVYTTTGIAEVIACRSLWMIPPHRALWIPPDLPHAMRAHGQLEMRTAYVDPRACRSAYPNQPGLVNVSPLLRELIVRASSFPVEVDPDGRDALVIQLMLAEIEWSPEQPLRLPSGQDRRLARVCDAMLANPADQRTLTEWADEVGASSRTLARLFTAETGLSFSQWRQQARISAARPLLASGRSVIAVAAELGYETTSAFSTVFRRFAGMTPSAYAKLSDSA from the coding sequence ATGAAGGTCGAAAGGCGCGGCCACGGTAAAGCGATCGGGCACGGCGAGGCGGCGGATCCGAAGCGGGCCGGCATCGCACCCGTCACGAAGAGTACCGACCCGCGCGACTACCAGCATGCACCGGCTATCGCGGCCGTCATGCCGAAAGCATTTCCCGACGGCTTCGTCGTCGCGGAGCATCGGCACACGCGCGCGCAACTTGTCTACACCACGACAGGCATCGCCGAAGTCATCGCCTGCCGGTCGCTGTGGATGATCCCGCCGCATCGCGCACTCTGGATTCCGCCCGACCTGCCGCACGCGATGCGCGCACACGGGCAACTCGAAATGCGCACCGCCTACGTCGACCCGCGAGCCTGCCGATCCGCGTACCCGAATCAGCCGGGCCTGGTCAACGTTTCGCCGCTGCTGCGCGAGTTGATCGTGCGTGCGTCGTCGTTCCCGGTCGAGGTCGATCCCGACGGACGCGACGCGCTCGTCATCCAGCTCATGCTCGCCGAAATCGAGTGGTCTCCCGAGCAACCGTTGCGGCTGCCGTCCGGCCAGGACCGGCGTCTTGCCCGGGTCTGCGACGCGATGCTCGCGAATCCGGCCGATCAGCGAACGCTGACGGAATGGGCCGACGAAGTCGGTGCGTCGAGCCGGACACTGGCCCGGCTGTTCACCGCCGAAACCGGGCTGTCGTTCAGCCAGTGGCGCCAGCAGGCCAGGATTTCGGCCGCGCGCCCGCTGCTGGCCTCGGGACGCTCCGTGATCGCCGTCGCGGCCGAACTCGGCTACGAAACCACGAGCGCCTTCTCGACCGTGTTTCGCCGGTTTGCCGGCATGACGCCCAGCGCGTACGCGAAACTGTCCGATTCCGCGTAG
- a CDS encoding GNAT family N-acetyltransferase codes for MPLILRRATAADAAEVADVYLRSRNALASYAPLAHSDAAVRDWIANVLVPSGNVTVAMYDDRIVGMAAHVIADGAAWLDQLYVCPEFKRQGIGSALLESVKSQTVGKLQLYTFQMNRDAAAFYERHGFVAIAYNDGSRNEEGCPDVLYCLTR; via the coding sequence ATGCCCTTGATCCTGCGCCGAGCGACGGCGGCTGATGCCGCGGAGGTGGCTGACGTGTATCTGCGGTCGCGCAACGCGCTCGCATCCTACGCGCCGCTCGCGCACTCCGATGCGGCCGTCCGCGACTGGATTGCCAACGTACTTGTCCCGTCGGGCAACGTGACCGTTGCGATGTACGACGATCGCATCGTCGGCATGGCCGCACACGTCATCGCTGACGGTGCGGCATGGCTCGACCAGTTGTACGTGTGCCCCGAATTCAAACGACAAGGGATCGGTTCCGCCCTCCTGGAATCGGTGAAGTCGCAGACGGTTGGCAAGCTCCAGCTCTATACGTTCCAGATGAATCGCGATGCGGCCGCGTTTTATGAGCGGCATGGTTTCGTTGCCATTGCATATAACGACGGAAGCAGGAACGAGGAAGGTTGTCCCGATGTGTTGTATTGCCTGACGCGGTAG
- a CDS encoding LysR family transcriptional regulator produces MPNFPPDLRQWYYFAAVAEERHFGRAAARLSMTQPPLSQAIRSLERELGVELFARTKRAVALTAVGEALLPTVLKLLAAAEELPALAKSLALGETGRLSLAFVSIADYGLLPSLLREFGMRYPLVRLQLTEATSDVQIEELVAGHIDAGLIIPPLPPRYVAELSYLPLLSEPLVLAMPSAASTAPDDVPIHLKEVADLPLVIFPRRLAPRFYDAIMECYSDVGVVPHIGQEAIQMQTIVSLVSAGMGVALVPQSLRNLRRTGVVYRPLAHGSFVVETGLVWRKGDIAHVLASFINIVRTLASA; encoded by the coding sequence ATGCCCAACTTCCCCCCGGATCTTCGCCAGTGGTATTACTTCGCGGCCGTTGCCGAGGAGCGGCACTTCGGCCGTGCGGCCGCACGCCTCTCGATGACCCAGCCGCCGCTGTCGCAGGCAATACGCTCCCTGGAACGCGAACTCGGCGTCGAGCTCTTCGCACGCACGAAGCGTGCGGTCGCGCTCACGGCAGTCGGCGAGGCGTTGCTTCCGACGGTGCTGAAACTGCTTGCCGCGGCCGAGGAGCTTCCCGCGCTGGCAAAGAGCCTCGCCCTCGGCGAGACCGGAAGATTGTCGCTCGCGTTCGTCTCGATTGCCGATTACGGGCTGCTGCCCTCGCTGCTGCGCGAATTCGGCATGCGTTATCCGCTGGTGCGATTGCAACTGACCGAAGCGACGAGCGACGTGCAAATCGAAGAGCTGGTCGCGGGCCACATCGACGCGGGCCTGATCATTCCGCCGTTGCCGCCACGCTACGTGGCCGAGCTGTCGTATCTGCCGCTCCTGAGCGAGCCGCTCGTGCTCGCGATGCCGAGCGCCGCGTCGACGGCACCCGACGACGTGCCGATTCACCTGAAGGAAGTGGCAGACCTTCCGCTCGTGATTTTTCCGCGTCGTCTCGCCCCGAGGTTTTACGACGCGATCATGGAGTGCTACAGCGACGTCGGTGTCGTCCCGCACATCGGCCAGGAAGCAATCCAGATGCAGACGATCGTCAGCCTTGTGTCCGCCGGCATGGGCGTCGCCCTGGTGCCGCAATCGTTGCGCAATCTGCGGCGTACCGGTGTCGTCTATCGCCCGCTCGCACACGGCTCGTTCGTCGTTGAAACCGGCCTCGTCTGGCGCAAAGGCGATATCGCGCACGTCCTTGCCAGCTTCATCAATATCGTGCGGACACTAGCCTCGGCATGA
- a CDS encoding mandelate racemase/muconate lactonizing enzyme family protein encodes MQHNIVKVTATPVFARGDAEIAGVRLSGKLSGVIVEIETSQGVVGHGFTAITDEAVVAAAIDHVAAPNLVGMNVVERERILDKLYWLLCPRGQTGYAGHVISAIDIAVWDAIGKIAGLPVWKMLGGARPVVPLYTTFGFASLERPELIHAARALVGAGHRRIKMIVGYHALARRDEGRSLDQVVADDVARVRAVRDAVGDAAEIYIDANCGLDHYHALRLAERVADCDIGFFEEPIAENDPAKLADLRKRGGIPVATGQSEGQLFRFRDFLVNDAVDILQPNVCVCGGFSMAARAAALAQAFGVPIDNGGTFPFHNMHLHGGLANGGSVEWHVVAVEICRNLFTGLPAEQNGTLALPDTPGLGFGINRDGVREFSSGPGSQGHGKA; translated from the coding sequence ATGCAGCACAACATCGTGAAAGTGACCGCGACGCCGGTGTTCGCGCGCGGCGACGCGGAGATCGCCGGCGTGCGGTTGTCCGGCAAGCTGTCGGGCGTCATCGTCGAAATCGAGACGTCGCAGGGCGTGGTCGGCCACGGCTTCACGGCGATCACCGACGAAGCGGTCGTGGCCGCGGCGATCGATCACGTCGCCGCACCCAACCTGGTCGGGATGAACGTCGTCGAGCGCGAGCGGATTCTCGACAAGCTTTACTGGTTGTTATGCCCACGTGGGCAGACCGGCTATGCGGGGCACGTGATTTCCGCGATCGACATCGCGGTCTGGGATGCGATCGGCAAGATCGCCGGGCTGCCGGTATGGAAAATGCTCGGCGGCGCGCGTCCGGTCGTGCCGCTGTACACGACGTTCGGCTTCGCGTCGCTCGAGCGCCCGGAGCTGATACATGCCGCGCGTGCCCTCGTCGGCGCCGGACATCGCCGCATCAAGATGATCGTCGGCTATCACGCGCTTGCGCGCCGCGACGAAGGGCGCTCGCTCGACCAGGTCGTCGCGGACGACGTCGCGCGCGTGCGCGCGGTGCGCGATGCGGTGGGCGACGCCGCCGAGATTTACATCGACGCGAATTGCGGGCTCGACCACTATCACGCGCTGCGGCTTGCCGAGCGCGTGGCCGATTGCGACATCGGTTTCTTCGAGGAGCCGATCGCCGAGAACGACCCCGCGAAGCTCGCCGACCTGAGAAAGCGCGGCGGCATTCCGGTCGCCACCGGGCAAAGCGAGGGGCAGTTGTTCCGGTTCAGGGATTTCCTCGTGAACGACGCTGTCGACATCCTGCAGCCAAACGTGTGCGTGTGCGGCGGGTTCTCCATGGCGGCACGCGCGGCCGCGCTCGCGCAGGCGTTCGGCGTGCCGATCGACAATGGCGGCACGTTCCCGTTCCACAACATGCATCTGCACGGCGGGCTCGCGAACGGCGGCTCGGTCGAGTGGCACGTCGTCGCGGTCGAGATTTGCCGGAACCTGTTTACCGGCCTGCCGGCCGAGCAGAACGGGACGCTGGCACTGCCCGACACGCCGGGCCTCGGCTTCGGCATCAATCGCGACGGTGTCCGCGAATTCTCGTCGGGCCCGGGATCGCAGGGGCACGGCAAGGCGTGA
- a CDS encoding benzoate/H(+) symporter BenE family transporter → MSSIAEMKTDRGFSARAAGAGALASFVGFASTFTLIVNALTNVGATRAQAASGLMAVSIVMGLAGIVLSYRTRMPVSAAWSTPGAALLLGLGAVKGGYPAAVGALVLTGVLLTLAGLWKPLGRAISRIPLPIANAMLAGIILNLCVAPVHALEQYPLYVAPILLVWVVMMRVRKILAVPCAAVATLIVIAFIAKTGGVGATGMLPHLALVGPVFSASTMVSVAVPLFIVTMASQNIPGVAVLNVNGYRPEASRLFTATGLCSLLAAPFGAPPIGLAAITAALCAGEEAGPDESRRYWAGIVCGAAYIVYGFAASAATLFIAVAPPVIIEAVAGLALMNALGGALLNAFTDKDAREAAILTFLVTMAGHAFLGIGGAFWGLLTGIGLTFVLRREKGR, encoded by the coding sequence ATGAGCAGTATCGCGGAAATGAAGACCGATCGCGGGTTCTCGGCGCGGGCGGCCGGCGCGGGCGCGCTGGCGTCGTTCGTCGGCTTTGCATCGACGTTCACGCTGATCGTGAATGCGCTGACGAACGTCGGTGCTACGCGCGCGCAGGCCGCGTCCGGCCTGATGGCCGTCTCGATCGTGATGGGGCTGGCCGGCATCGTGCTCAGCTACCGGACGCGGATGCCCGTCAGCGCTGCGTGGTCGACGCCCGGCGCGGCGCTGCTGCTCGGCCTGGGCGCCGTGAAGGGCGGCTATCCGGCCGCGGTCGGCGCGCTCGTGCTGACCGGCGTGCTGCTTACGCTGGCCGGGCTGTGGAAGCCGCTCGGCCGCGCGATCTCGAGGATTCCGCTGCCGATCGCCAACGCGATGCTCGCGGGGATCATCCTGAACCTCTGCGTCGCCCCGGTGCACGCACTCGAGCAGTATCCGCTGTACGTCGCGCCGATCCTGCTCGTCTGGGTCGTGATGATGCGGGTTCGCAAGATTCTCGCGGTGCCTTGCGCCGCGGTCGCGACGCTGATCGTGATCGCGTTCATCGCGAAGACGGGGGGCGTCGGCGCGACCGGGATGTTGCCGCACCTCGCGCTCGTCGGGCCCGTGTTCTCGGCATCGACGATGGTGAGCGTCGCGGTGCCGCTTTTCATCGTGACGATGGCGTCGCAGAACATCCCGGGCGTCGCGGTGCTCAACGTCAACGGCTACCGGCCCGAAGCGTCGCGGCTGTTCACGGCCACGGGGCTGTGCAGCCTGCTCGCGGCGCCTTTCGGCGCGCCGCCGATCGGGCTGGCCGCGATCACCGCCGCACTGTGCGCCGGCGAGGAGGCCGGCCCCGACGAATCGCGGCGCTACTGGGCCGGCATCGTCTGCGGCGCCGCGTACATCGTGTACGGGTTCGCGGCGAGCGCCGCGACGCTGTTCATCGCGGTCGCGCCGCCGGTCATCATCGAAGCGGTTGCCGGCCTCGCGCTGATGAACGCCCTCGGCGGCGCGCTGCTCAACGCATTCACCGACAAGGACGCGCGCGAGGCCGCGATCCTGACCTTCCTCGTGACGATGGCGGGCCATGCGTTTCTCGGCATCGGCGGCGCGTTCTGGGGCCTGCTGACCGGCATCGGGCTGACGTTCGTGCTGCGTCGCGAGAAGGGTCGGTGA
- the gshA gene encoding glutamate--cysteine ligase, translating to MTTPYRRRLGVLSDAAHLPLLGDGLCGVERETLRVDAAGRLALTQHPHALGAALTHPSITTDYAEPLLEFVTPPQHDAADVIERLDELHRFACRAIGDELLWSQSMPCPLDDDRRIPIAWYGTSNIGILKHVYRRGLAFRYGKAMQCIAGIHYNYSLADAVWPLLRDVRDGCEPAGRDARDMRSAGYLALIRNFHRYGWLLLYLFGASPALCAGFVAGDRHGLDAFDAQTLYLPYATSLRMSDLGYQNRVQGAFAPCLDNLPAYLDGLARAVAQPCPEYQAIGAKRDGEWLQLSTHLLQMENEFYSSIRPKRTVRSGERPIDALRSRGVEYVEVRCLDIDPFAPHGVAETTLRFVDAFLLFCALDDSPCLAGAEQDACRRNFAAVAREGRRPGLELQRGGERVALRTWAHELLARINEAAGVLDLQRGDTRTTAALDAQYAKLDDPQATPSARVLDALHTLRDDPGGACFAFGMRQTLAHTGAFRARPLPADVQARFDAIAAESLSRQADLERTQIGNFDAFLAAYHAGTLNQECGEPTHGAH from the coding sequence ATGACGACGCCGTACCGCCGCCGGCTCGGCGTGCTGAGCGACGCCGCACACCTGCCGCTGCTCGGCGACGGGTTATGCGGCGTCGAGCGCGAGACGCTGCGCGTCGATGCCGCCGGCCGGCTCGCGCTGACGCAACACCCGCACGCGCTCGGCGCGGCGCTCACGCACCCGTCGATCACGACCGACTACGCGGAGCCGCTGCTCGAGTTCGTCACGCCGCCGCAGCACGACGCGGCCGACGTGATCGAGCGGCTCGACGAGCTGCACCGCTTCGCGTGCCGCGCGATCGGCGACGAGCTGCTGTGGAGCCAGTCGATGCCGTGCCCGCTCGACGACGACCGCCGCATTCCGATCGCGTGGTACGGCACGTCAAACATCGGCATCCTGAAGCACGTGTACCGGCGCGGGCTGGCGTTCCGCTACGGCAAGGCGATGCAGTGCATCGCCGGAATCCACTACAACTATTCGCTCGCCGATGCCGTGTGGCCGCTGCTGCGCGACGTGCGCGACGGATGCGAGCCGGCCGGCCGCGACGCGCGCGACATGCGCTCGGCAGGCTATCTCGCGCTGATCCGCAATTTCCATCGCTACGGCTGGCTGCTGCTGTATCTGTTCGGCGCGTCGCCGGCGCTGTGCGCGGGTTTCGTCGCCGGCGACCGGCACGGGCTCGACGCGTTCGATGCGCAGACGCTGTACCTGCCGTACGCGACGAGCTTGCGGATGAGCGACCTCGGCTACCAGAACCGGGTGCAGGGCGCGTTCGCGCCGTGCCTCGACAACCTGCCTGCATACCTGGACGGCCTCGCGCGAGCCGTCGCGCAGCCGTGCCCCGAGTACCAGGCGATCGGCGCGAAGCGCGACGGAGAATGGCTGCAGCTCAGCACGCACTTGCTGCAGATGGAGAACGAGTTCTACTCGTCGATTCGCCCGAAGCGCACGGTGCGCAGCGGCGAGCGGCCGATCGATGCACTGCGCAGCCGCGGCGTCGAATACGTCGAGGTGCGCTGTCTCGACATCGATCCGTTCGCGCCGCACGGCGTCGCCGAGACGACGCTGCGTTTTGTCGACGCGTTCCTGCTGTTCTGCGCGCTCGACGACAGCCCGTGCCTCGCAGGTGCCGAGCAGGACGCGTGCCGGCGCAACTTCGCGGCGGTCGCGCGGGAGGGGCGGCGCCCGGGGCTCGAGTTGCAGCGTGGCGGCGAGCGCGTCGCGCTGCGCACGTGGGCGCACGAGTTGCTCGCGCGAATCAACGAGGCGGCCGGCGTGCTGGATCTGCAGCGCGGCGACACGCGCACGACCGCCGCGCTCGACGCGCAATACGCGAAGCTCGACGATCCGCAGGCGACGCCGTCGGCGCGTGTGCTCGATGCACTGCACACGCTGCGCGACGATCCGGGCGGCGCGTGTTTCGCGTTCGGGATGCGGCAGACGCTCGCGCATACCGGGGCGTTCCGCGCGCGTCCGCTGCCGGCCGACGTGCAGGCGCGCTTCGACGCGATCGCGGCCGAATCGCTGAGCCGGCAGGCCGACCTGGAGCGCACGCAGATCGGCAACTTCGACGCGTTTCTCGCCGCGTATCACGCGGGAACGCTGAACCAGGAGTGCGGCGAGCCGACACATGGCGCGCACTGA
- a CDS encoding LLM class flavin-dependent oxidoreductase — translation MTKQLCLGGFMRPICLHTAWWRHPSAPTLANFNWPVIRSLAQKLEHACFDAVFTADHLAVMPMPPNALKRSGTITSYDPLVMLSAIAACTDRIGLIATGTTSYEDPYLLARRFASLDHLSGGRAGWNIVTTVNPEAALNFGLETALRHAERYERAEEFFDVVTGLWDGWSDHALVMDKEAGVFSDLDKIRPLNHKGKFFSVKGPLNIARPVQGWPVIALAGASEEARDMAARSADLVFGNARSIETGRAFYRDVKSRAVAAGRNPDHVKILPANQVYVGRTRAEALAKKRYMDDLVHVDSNIPNLSIRLGVDCSKFDPDKPLPELPHTEQGQGNQREWAALARREGLTVRELAKRAAESGTGEMVGTASEIADQMEEWLMTEACDGFIVVFYTVPDGYDDFVTMVVPELQRRGLFRTRYEGTTLREHIGLPRPKSPLD, via the coding sequence ATGACGAAGCAACTCTGCCTGGGTGGATTCATGCGCCCCATCTGCCTGCACACGGCGTGGTGGCGGCACCCGAGCGCGCCGACGCTCGCGAACTTCAACTGGCCGGTGATCCGGTCGCTCGCGCAGAAGCTCGAGCACGCGTGCTTCGACGCGGTCTTCACCGCCGACCACCTCGCGGTGATGCCGATGCCGCCGAATGCGCTCAAGCGCAGCGGCACGATCACGTCGTACGACCCGCTCGTGATGCTGTCGGCGATCGCCGCATGCACCGACCGCATCGGCCTGATCGCGACCGGCACGACGAGCTACGAGGATCCGTACCTGCTTGCGCGCCGCTTCGCGTCGCTCGACCACCTGAGCGGCGGCCGCGCGGGCTGGAACATCGTCACGACGGTGAACCCGGAGGCTGCGCTCAACTTCGGTCTCGAGACCGCGCTGCGCCACGCCGAACGCTACGAGCGCGCCGAGGAGTTCTTCGACGTCGTGACGGGGCTGTGGGACGGCTGGTCCGATCACGCGCTCGTGATGGACAAGGAGGCGGGGGTGTTCTCCGATCTCGACAAGATCCGGCCGCTCAACCACAAGGGCAAGTTCTTCTCGGTCAAGGGGCCGCTGAACATCGCGCGGCCCGTGCAGGGCTGGCCGGTGATCGCGCTCGCCGGTGCGTCGGAGGAAGCGCGCGACATGGCCGCGCGTTCGGCCGACCTGGTGTTCGGCAACGCGCGCAGCATCGAGACGGGCCGTGCGTTCTACCGCGACGTGAAGTCGCGCGCGGTCGCGGCCGGGCGCAACCCCGATCACGTGAAGATCCTGCCCGCCAACCAGGTGTATGTCGGCCGCACGCGCGCGGAGGCGCTGGCGAAGAAGCGCTACATGGACGATCTCGTCCACGTGGACAGCAACATCCCGAACCTGTCGATCCGGCTCGGCGTCGACTGCTCGAAGTTCGATCCCGACAAGCCGTTGCCCGAGCTGCCGCACACGGAACAGGGGCAGGGCAACCAGCGCGAGTGGGCGGCGCTCGCGCGCCGCGAGGGATTGACGGTGCGCGAGCTCGCGAAGCGGGCGGCCGAATCCGGCACCGGCGAGATGGTCGGCACCGCGTCCGAGATCGCCGACCAGATGGAGGAGTGGCTGATGACGGAGGCGTGCGACGGCTTCATCGTCGTGTTCTACACGGTGCCTGACGGCTACGACGACTTCGTGACGATGGTGGTGCCGGAGCTGCAGCGGCGCGGGCTGTTTCGCACCCGCTACGAAGGCACGACGCTGCGCGAACACATCGGCCTGCCGCGGCCGAAGAGCCCGCTCGACTGA
- the metC gene encoding cystathionine beta-lyase, with translation MRPAPNHPAADAQVDTVLVTGGRAPAAYHGFVNPPVYRGSTVLAPSVADLLGYTQPYVYGRRGTPTTAALQDAVRALDHGAGVVLCPSGLAAITTALSSCLSAGDHLLMTDAVYKPARQLCDGVLRRAGIETTYFDPLASVDALAALIRPNTRALYLEAPASQSMELCDVPAFAALARDRGLAVLFDNTWATPLFFDAFAHGADLVIQAGTKYLAGHADVMIGMVSASARALPALEQYQRDTGQCVGSDDAFLTLRGIRTLGVRLRQHQANALRVARWLAARPEVRRVCYPALEDDPGHALWVRDFGGATGLFSVVLRPAPAQAVAALLEGLAYFGLGYSWGGYESLAMPFDCSAYRTASHWDPGGPCVRFHIGLENADDLIGDLETGFARFNAAR, from the coding sequence GTGCGGCCCGCCCCGAACCATCCGGCGGCCGATGCGCAGGTCGACACCGTGCTCGTCACGGGCGGCCGCGCGCCGGCCGCGTATCACGGCTTCGTCAACCCGCCGGTGTATCGCGGCTCGACGGTGCTCGCGCCGAGCGTGGCCGACCTGCTGGGCTACACGCAGCCGTACGTGTACGGCCGGCGCGGCACGCCGACCACGGCCGCGCTGCAGGACGCGGTGCGCGCGCTCGATCACGGCGCGGGTGTCGTGCTGTGCCCGTCGGGGCTTGCCGCGATCACGACCGCGCTGTCGTCGTGCCTGTCGGCCGGCGACCATCTGCTGATGACGGATGCGGTGTACAAGCCCGCGCGCCAGCTGTGCGACGGCGTGCTGCGGCGCGCGGGCATCGAGACGACCTACTTCGATCCGCTCGCGTCGGTTGACGCGCTCGCCGCGCTGATCCGGCCGAACACGCGTGCGCTGTATCTCGAAGCGCCCGCGTCGCAGAGCATGGAGCTGTGCGACGTGCCGGCGTTCGCCGCGCTCGCGCGCGACCGCGGGCTCGCGGTGCTGTTCGACAACACGTGGGCGACGCCGCTGTTCTTCGACGCGTTCGCGCACGGCGCCGATCTCGTGATCCAGGCCGGCACCAAGTACCTCGCCGGTCATGCGGACGTGATGATCGGCATGGTGTCGGCGTCCGCGCGCGCGCTGCCGGCGCTCGAACAGTATCAGCGCGACACGGGGCAGTGCGTCGGCTCGGACGACGCGTTTCTCACGCTGCGCGGCATCCGGACACTCGGCGTGCGGCTTCGCCAGCACCAGGCGAACGCGCTGCGCGTCGCGCGCTGGCTCGCCGCGCGTCCGGAAGTGCGGCGCGTGTGCTATCCGGCGCTCGAGGACGATCCCGGCCACGCGCTGTGGGTGCGCGACTTCGGCGGCGCGACGGGGCTGTTCTCCGTCGTGCTGCGCCCGGCGCCCGCGCAGGCCGTCGCCGCGCTGCTCGAGGGGCTCGCGTATTTCGGGCTCGGCTATTCATGGGGCGGCTATGAAAGCCTCGCGATGCCGTTCGACTGCAGTGCGTACCGCACCGCGTCGCACTGGGACCCGGGCGGCCCGTGCGTGCGCTTTCACATCGGGCTCGAAAACGCCGACGACCTGATCGGCGACCTCGAGACCGGCTTCGCCCGCTTCAACGCCGCGCGCTGA